The genomic DNA CTATCGCGGTTTACTACCCAGGAATTCCCCCGATGAACGGCAACACCTTGCAAGCTGACCTGGTTCGTTTGTTCGAGCGCCATGACGTGGAGCTGGAGCCCGACGAAGACTGGCTCGTCACCGACGGCGATTTTCCCGCTGTGCGCGCCAGCTGGCATGAGGGTACGGAAGGTGCGCCGGGCCGATTGGATGTGGATATCGTACTCAGCGAAGAGCGGCACATCGAGGAAAGCTTTGCCGGCCATGGCGGCGGCGACGCTGGTGTACGCGATGCGCTGAAAGCATTCGAGCGCAATGCCTTGTACGTGCTCTTGGCTGCTTGCTGGTACGTCACCGACGATCGGCGTATTCAACTGCAAAGCTGGGACCTGGGGCTGCGGAGCTGGGATGTGTTCGTCGGCCCGCTGACCTTCAGCCGTGACCATGTGGCCGCACCCGAAGGCTTGTTGTCGGGTTTGCAGGATGCGCTGCGCAACGAATCATTGAGCGGCGAGCTGCATTGGATCCGCCTGTTCCATCGTCGCGCCGATGACGGCTCGGTGGTTACCGAAGCGTTGCTGGATAATCAGCCGTGGCCGGGCGGTGATCGCCTGCTGAGTCAGCTGGCTTGGCCGTCGACGGAGCAGGGATACAGCGCGCGTTGCTTTGTTGCGCTGGATATTCGCGATTACTGAGTGCGTGCATCGCCCTTGTGGCAGGCCATTAATTTGCTACCAATTGCACCTGACGCGGCGGGGTCGTCCGCATCGCGCCATTAAGCGGGAACGTACGTCAATTTAATTACGCTCTCGACAAGCAAATCGGTCGCCACGAGGCGAAGCGGTGGCCGAGGGCCTGCGAAGAATGGTTTGCCTTGACCAAGCACGACGGGGTGGAGATAGATTTGATACTCATCGATGAGACCAAGCTCGGTCAGACTTTGCGCGAGATTTGGCCCGGCAACGTAGATCTCTCCGGCGAGCTCGGACTTTAGCCCCCTTATCGCCGCCTCGACATCATCTGCGATAAGCGTTGCGTTCGGACCGACTGACTTCAGCGAGCGCGACACAACCCACTTCGGTTTGCTTCGCCACACCGCGGCGTACTCGTGATCCCCTTCGTCCCAATCCGGAAGGTCATCGTCCCAATAACGCATGACCTCGTACATGCCACGACCGTACAGCATGCCCGTCAGGGCGCGCACTTGTTCTATGAAGTAACGGAAAAGCGCTGCGGGAGGCGCAAATTTCTGGTGATCGATGTAGCCATCGAGCGACTGGTTCAATCCGAAGACAAGCTTGGCCATGGAAAGTCTCCATGTCGGGGGAGCTTCAGGATAACTGGATATGAGTCGAGAAGACGTGGGGTCTTACCGGTGTAGCCGTTTCATTTAACTGCCCCGTCTCCTTATCTCGCGACGACGGTTGAAGCACAATCCCTCCCATCAGCCACGGCAATGCCGGGGCTTTTTTGCAGCATCTTTCTTGATCGCAGTACTGACCGGGAAAGTGTAACTACCCACACTACGACCTAGTAAGGCCGCAGATGAAGGTACTGTCGATATATTGGCTTGAGCAGCTCATCCTCAATATTTGATATCAAGATAGCGACCTTCAACTGGTAGTCGGAGAAAGTATCCCCATCACACTGCTCTCGTATGGTTCCGGCCGACTGATTGAGCAAATCCATCGCATTAACGACTCGCTCCATAACAAGCTTCGCTGAGATTTCATCAATATTCATAGACTCTTGCGCCCCGTGTGATATCAAGCACTCTGCGTTACATTTCAGAAAGGCTGACGATCGATCTCCGACACCAATTAGATGTCTGCATTTCTCAATACATTGTTGAGCCACAGATTAAACGCAACGTCCCCAAGTATCGCGACTGGCTTCCTGGCGATAGGATGACGAACGAACAGGGATGTGGTGCCTAGCGATTCGACGACGGTTGAAACGTAATCCCTAAACATCAGCCCCGGCAACGCCGGGGCTTTTTTGCGGCGCCCTTCACGAGCCGGGAATCTTTCATGACAGGGGCAACTATGGTTGCCGCAATTTATTCCTGACGATGACGTATCCCAATGCGACGCATCCAAGTGGGACAAATCCGATCAGAAACTGCTTTCCTGGACCTGGCCCCAAGAAAAAACGCATGAGGATCAGTATGACGGTGAGCAATAGAAGCACCTGAATAAGCGTAACTAGGAATACCTTCCAGAACCGTCGATCAAGTCGTAGTTTATTTGCGGTCACAAGGGTTACTCACATTTAGTAAGGTTTGTTCAGTGGCGTAGTCTGACAGTCCGGCAGCGATACCAAAACGGGACCAACAAATAGCGCCCGGCTGAGCCGAAGCTTGGGCATTGGCGAAGTAACTAACTGTGATGTACCGACCGTACCATTTAACTACCCCCGTCCCCTTTACCCGTCCCCTTTACCCGCGGTCAGGTTGTGCACGCCGGCACTCATAACGCTATAAGTCGCGCGATTTTCAACCAAGTAGGCTGGCAGTGAATGCTCCAGCATCTTGATTTTTTCCGACATTCGAGCAGCTAAGTAACTCCCGCCTGCGCCAAGACGATGAAAATCGCGCTACAGGTAAGCTGTAGCGCGAGGACGAGTGGCTTACGGAGAGGAAGAGGCGGCCTCGTGCTTCTTGAAGCGCTCGACGTGATCGATCAGCAAGAACGCCTCGGGCCTTGATGGGCCCGAGGCCTTCAATATGCCGGAGGCTTCTACATCGAAGACACGAAGCGACAAGTCCATCACATCACCTGTCAGGGCGGTGTTGAATTTGGCCACTGAAGTTTCAGGGGACACGCTATCAGAGAGGCGAAGCCCAATCGCTTTGCCAGGACATTGCGGATCTGTCAGCACGGCGCCGTGCCGAGGTCCCCGATAGACGATGGCTTTTAGGTGTACTCGGCCCGGTAGCGGCGAGGTTAGATGGCTATACAGCTCACACACGGTGGTGTCATGCTCTTTTTCTCTGGAGTTCGCCGCCACACAACCGACTGTCGCTGCAAAAGATAGCGCGGTACCCAACAGGACTTGGTAATACAGCTTTAGCATCCGTTGCTCCTGCACC from Dyella sp. GSA-30 includes the following:
- a CDS encoding DUF6348 family protein, producing MNGNTLQADLVRLFERHDVELEPDEDWLVTDGDFPAVRASWHEGTEGAPGRLDVDIVLSEERHIEESFAGHGGGDAGVRDALKAFERNALYVLLAACWYVTDDRRIQLQSWDLGLRSWDVFVGPLTFSRDHVAAPEGLLSGLQDALRNESLSGELHWIRLFHRRADDGSVVTEALLDNQPWPGGDRLLSQLAWPSTEQGYSARCFVALDIRDY
- a CDS encoding dihydrofolate reductase family protein: MAKLVFGLNQSLDGYIDHQKFAPPAALFRYFIEQVRALTGMLYGRGMYEVMRYWDDDLPDWDEGDHEYAAVWRSKPKWVVSRSLKSVGPNATLIADDVEAAIRGLKSELAGEIYVAGPNLAQSLTELGLIDEYQIYLHPVVLGQGKPFFAGPRPPLRLVATDLLVESVIKLTYVPA